In a single window of the Raphanus sativus cultivar WK10039 chromosome 9, ASM80110v3, whole genome shotgun sequence genome:
- the LOC130494267 gene encoding ACT domain-containing protein ACR4 isoform X2, which produces MSFSQDMDDEYEKLIRRMNPPRVVIDNDSCKKATVIRVDSANEYGILLEVVQILTDLDLTITKAYISSDGGWFMDVFNVTDQDGNKVTDEVVLDYIQKSLGPEACFSTSLRSVGVIPSTDSTLIELTGCDRPGLLSELTAVLTHLKCNVLNAEVWTHNTRAAAVMEVTDDLTGSAVSDPERLSRIKSLLRNVLKGSNTPKEAKTVVSHGEVHTDRRLHQMMFEDRDYENRVVDDDVSSNVQDERQRPDVCVDNWLDKDYSVVTVRCKDRPKLLFDTVCTLTDMQYVVFHGSVDTEGTEAFQVKKSHHTRTRKFPLKINFLISLFFCALQEYYVRHIDGSPVKSEAEKQRIIQCLEAAIKRRVSEGLKLELCTTDRVGLLSNVTRIFRENSLTVTRAEVKTKGGKALNTFYVSDASGYSIDAKTIDSIRQTIGQTILKVKSKPREQQQREKPSSQESPTRFLFGGLFKSKSFVNFGLVRSYS; this is translated from the exons ATGAGTTTTTCACAAGATATGGATGATGAGTATGAGAAGCTCATCAGAAGAATGAATCCACCCAG ggtTGTGATTGATAATGACTCTTGCAAGAAGGCAACTGTGATAAGG GTTGATAGTGCAAATGAATATGGGATTCTTCTTGAAGTTGTACAAATTCTCACTGATCTTGACCTCACTATCACCAAAGCTTACATATCCTCTGATGGTGGTTGGTTCATGGATG TATTTAATGTCACTGACCAAGATGGGAACAAAGTCACTGATGAAGTTGTTCTGGACTATATCCAAAAA TCTCTTGGGCCTGAAGCTTGTTTCTCCACTTCTTTGAGATCTGTTGGTGTCATACCATCAACAGACAGCACGCTTATCGAGTTAACAGGTTGTGACAGACCAGGTCTGCTCTCTGAACTCACAGCAGTCCTGACCCACCTCAAATGCAATGTCTTAAACGCCGAGGTCTGGACACACAACACAAGAGCAGCTGCTGTGATGGAGGTGACAGATGACTTAACCGGTTCAGCCGTCTCTGATCCGGAGAGGCTCTCACGGATCAAGAGTCTTCTCAGGAATGTGCTCAAAGGAAGCAACACGCCAAAGGAAGCCAAAACGGTTGTCTCTCACGGGGAGGTCCACACGGATAGGAGGCTTCATCAGATGATGTTTGAAGACAGAGACTATGAGAACCGTGTGGTGGACGATGATGTATCCTCCAACGTCCAAGATGAAAGGCAGAGACCAGATGTTTGTGTTGATAATTGGCTAGACAAGGACTACTCTGTGGTCACGGTTAGATGTAAAGACAGACCAAAGCTTCTGTTCGACACTGTCTGTACTTTGACTGATATGCAATATGTTGTTTTCCATGGAAGCGTTGATACTGAAGGCACAGAGGCATTTCAGGTAAAAAAATCTCACCATACTAGAACAAGAAAGTTTCCTCttaaaatcaattttcttatcagtctttttttttgcgCGTTACAGGAGTATTATGTGAGACATATAGATGGTTCCCCTGTAAAATCAGAGGCAGAGAAGCAAAGAATCATACAATGTCTTGAAGCAGCTATCAAAAGAAGAGTATCTGAG GGATTGAAGTTGGAGCTGTGCACGACGGATAGAGTAGGGTTGTTGTCAAATGTGACTCGCATATTCCGTGAGAACAGCCTAACGGTCACGCGAGCCGAAGTGAAAACCAAAGGAGGCAAAGCTCTGAACACATTCTATGTCAGCGATGCGTCTGGCTACTCCATCGATGCCAAGACCATAGATTCCATAAGACAAACCATAGGTCAAACTATCCTCAAAGTTAAGAGCAAGCCTAGAGAACAACAACAAAGAGAGAAACCGTCTTCGCAAGAATCCCCGACAAGGTTTCTCTTTGGAGGTCTCTTCAAGTCTAAATCTTTCGTCAACTTTGGCTTGGTTCGGTCCTACTCTTGA
- the LOC130494267 gene encoding ACT domain-containing protein ACR4 isoform X3: MDVNMSFSQDMDDEYEKLIRRMNPPRVVIDNDSCKKATVIRVDSANEYGILLEVVQILTDLDLTITKAYISSDGGWFMDVFNVTDQDGNKVTDEVVLDYIQKSLGPEACFSTSLRSVGVIPSTDSTLIELTGCDRPGLLSELTAVLTHLKCNVLNAEVWTHNTRAAAVMEVTDDLTGSAVSDPERLSRIKSLLRNVLKGSNTPKEAKTVVSHGEVHTDRRLHQMMFEDRDYENRVVDDDVSSNVQDERQRPDVCVDNWLDKDYSVVTVRCKDRPKLLFDTVCTLTDMQYVVFHGSVDTEGTEAFQEYYVRHIDGSPVKSEAEKQRIIQCLEAAIKRRVSEGLKLELCTTDRVGLLSNVTRIFRENSLTVTRAEVKTKGGKALNTFYVSDASGYSIDAKTIDSIRQTIGQTILKVKSKPREQQQREKPSSQESPTRFLFGGLFKSKSFVNFGLVRSYS; encoded by the exons ATGG ATGTTAACATGAGTTTTTCACAAGATATGGATGATGAGTATGAGAAGCTCATCAGAAGAATGAATCCACCCAG ggtTGTGATTGATAATGACTCTTGCAAGAAGGCAACTGTGATAAGG GTTGATAGTGCAAATGAATATGGGATTCTTCTTGAAGTTGTACAAATTCTCACTGATCTTGACCTCACTATCACCAAAGCTTACATATCCTCTGATGGTGGTTGGTTCATGGATG TATTTAATGTCACTGACCAAGATGGGAACAAAGTCACTGATGAAGTTGTTCTGGACTATATCCAAAAA TCTCTTGGGCCTGAAGCTTGTTTCTCCACTTCTTTGAGATCTGTTGGTGTCATACCATCAACAGACAGCACGCTTATCGAGTTAACAGGTTGTGACAGACCAGGTCTGCTCTCTGAACTCACAGCAGTCCTGACCCACCTCAAATGCAATGTCTTAAACGCCGAGGTCTGGACACACAACACAAGAGCAGCTGCTGTGATGGAGGTGACAGATGACTTAACCGGTTCAGCCGTCTCTGATCCGGAGAGGCTCTCACGGATCAAGAGTCTTCTCAGGAATGTGCTCAAAGGAAGCAACACGCCAAAGGAAGCCAAAACGGTTGTCTCTCACGGGGAGGTCCACACGGATAGGAGGCTTCATCAGATGATGTTTGAAGACAGAGACTATGAGAACCGTGTGGTGGACGATGATGTATCCTCCAACGTCCAAGATGAAAGGCAGAGACCAGATGTTTGTGTTGATAATTGGCTAGACAAGGACTACTCTGTGGTCACGGTTAGATGTAAAGACAGACCAAAGCTTCTGTTCGACACTGTCTGTACTTTGACTGATATGCAATATGTTGTTTTCCATGGAAGCGTTGATACTGAAGGCACAGAGGCATTTCAG GAGTATTATGTGAGACATATAGATGGTTCCCCTGTAAAATCAGAGGCAGAGAAGCAAAGAATCATACAATGTCTTGAAGCAGCTATCAAAAGAAGAGTATCTGAG GGATTGAAGTTGGAGCTGTGCACGACGGATAGAGTAGGGTTGTTGTCAAATGTGACTCGCATATTCCGTGAGAACAGCCTAACGGTCACGCGAGCCGAAGTGAAAACCAAAGGAGGCAAAGCTCTGAACACATTCTATGTCAGCGATGCGTCTGGCTACTCCATCGATGCCAAGACCATAGATTCCATAAGACAAACCATAGGTCAAACTATCCTCAAAGTTAAGAGCAAGCCTAGAGAACAACAACAAAGAGAGAAACCGTCTTCGCAAGAATCCCCGACAAGGTTTCTCTTTGGAGGTCTCTTCAAGTCTAAATCTTTCGTCAACTTTGGCTTGGTTCGGTCCTACTCTTGA
- the LOC130494267 gene encoding ACT domain-containing protein ACR4 isoform X1: MDVNMSFSQDMDDEYEKLIRRMNPPRVVIDNDSCKKATVIRVDSANEYGILLEVVQILTDLDLTITKAYISSDGGWFMDVFNVTDQDGNKVTDEVVLDYIQKSLGPEACFSTSLRSVGVIPSTDSTLIELTGCDRPGLLSELTAVLTHLKCNVLNAEVWTHNTRAAAVMEVTDDLTGSAVSDPERLSRIKSLLRNVLKGSNTPKEAKTVVSHGEVHTDRRLHQMMFEDRDYENRVVDDDVSSNVQDERQRPDVCVDNWLDKDYSVVTVRCKDRPKLLFDTVCTLTDMQYVVFHGSVDTEGTEAFQVKKSHHTRTRKFPLKINFLISLFFCALQEYYVRHIDGSPVKSEAEKQRIIQCLEAAIKRRVSEGLKLELCTTDRVGLLSNVTRIFRENSLTVTRAEVKTKGGKALNTFYVSDASGYSIDAKTIDSIRQTIGQTILKVKSKPREQQQREKPSSQESPTRFLFGGLFKSKSFVNFGLVRSYS; the protein is encoded by the exons ATGG ATGTTAACATGAGTTTTTCACAAGATATGGATGATGAGTATGAGAAGCTCATCAGAAGAATGAATCCACCCAG ggtTGTGATTGATAATGACTCTTGCAAGAAGGCAACTGTGATAAGG GTTGATAGTGCAAATGAATATGGGATTCTTCTTGAAGTTGTACAAATTCTCACTGATCTTGACCTCACTATCACCAAAGCTTACATATCCTCTGATGGTGGTTGGTTCATGGATG TATTTAATGTCACTGACCAAGATGGGAACAAAGTCACTGATGAAGTTGTTCTGGACTATATCCAAAAA TCTCTTGGGCCTGAAGCTTGTTTCTCCACTTCTTTGAGATCTGTTGGTGTCATACCATCAACAGACAGCACGCTTATCGAGTTAACAGGTTGTGACAGACCAGGTCTGCTCTCTGAACTCACAGCAGTCCTGACCCACCTCAAATGCAATGTCTTAAACGCCGAGGTCTGGACACACAACACAAGAGCAGCTGCTGTGATGGAGGTGACAGATGACTTAACCGGTTCAGCCGTCTCTGATCCGGAGAGGCTCTCACGGATCAAGAGTCTTCTCAGGAATGTGCTCAAAGGAAGCAACACGCCAAAGGAAGCCAAAACGGTTGTCTCTCACGGGGAGGTCCACACGGATAGGAGGCTTCATCAGATGATGTTTGAAGACAGAGACTATGAGAACCGTGTGGTGGACGATGATGTATCCTCCAACGTCCAAGATGAAAGGCAGAGACCAGATGTTTGTGTTGATAATTGGCTAGACAAGGACTACTCTGTGGTCACGGTTAGATGTAAAGACAGACCAAAGCTTCTGTTCGACACTGTCTGTACTTTGACTGATATGCAATATGTTGTTTTCCATGGAAGCGTTGATACTGAAGGCACAGAGGCATTTCAGGTAAAAAAATCTCACCATACTAGAACAAGAAAGTTTCCTCttaaaatcaattttcttatcagtctttttttttgcgCGTTACAGGAGTATTATGTGAGACATATAGATGGTTCCCCTGTAAAATCAGAGGCAGAGAAGCAAAGAATCATACAATGTCTTGAAGCAGCTATCAAAAGAAGAGTATCTGAG GGATTGAAGTTGGAGCTGTGCACGACGGATAGAGTAGGGTTGTTGTCAAATGTGACTCGCATATTCCGTGAGAACAGCCTAACGGTCACGCGAGCCGAAGTGAAAACCAAAGGAGGCAAAGCTCTGAACACATTCTATGTCAGCGATGCGTCTGGCTACTCCATCGATGCCAAGACCATAGATTCCATAAGACAAACCATAGGTCAAACTATCCTCAAAGTTAAGAGCAAGCCTAGAGAACAACAACAAAGAGAGAAACCGTCTTCGCAAGAATCCCCGACAAGGTTTCTCTTTGGAGGTCTCTTCAAGTCTAAATCTTTCGTCAACTTTGGCTTGGTTCGGTCCTACTCTTGA